The following is a genomic window from Episyrphus balteatus chromosome 1, idEpiBalt1.1, whole genome shotgun sequence.
aaacaaaatcgaaaaaatctaccttttttttattccaccatgataaattttacatcatctgaaagcttattaattCATCTTTCATATTTCTACcacacctacaaaaaaattaagagtatttaaagccaaccatgtctcAACTCTGGATGCTGGTCATCAGCAACAGATCTCCACCGTTATTATTTGTAATATCGTcagcgtaaagcaaaattgttctaaatccactttttaccgaaaatgagctaatgatgcagttttattaatttgaaggtgctctttccgaattttaaaaccgtttttgtcaaaaaaatttgattccgcagataatataatttaatgggacatagaacaataaaaacagagcttgatagaattagaagtacgaagatccgaggaagccttcatgttaaaaacaccatctcccaaaaaattgaacacgaccgactcagttggtattgccatgttcaaaggagagatcctgagaaccccgtcaaaaaagcaatatcatacaacgttccaacacgaaatagaaagaaaggtaggcctaaaaactcctggtacaagcaaatgcaaaaccaccagcattcagttggccttagaaatggaacaatacaaaaccgggaggcttgccgccgatttctgaggtcaacccggcgaaccccacaggcggatcactagtgtgaagcagttacgtgggatagttatgatcccctcgacatcgagatcataacagcgccgagaaaaaggaagaagaagaagaagaacaataaaaacagagAAGTAGCCTTTTGAATGTAAGCCTGAGTATTCTTGAGtatcccatcatattttgttctaagtccactttttatttaaggaaaaaacgtaaTTGTATAGGATTTGTTCtgtgtccaattttgggtttttagttttaaaaaatatttaaaaatagtatgcacctactaatgaggtatacttgtatattttatttaagagaaaagaacaaactttacctatataaatcataacttgaatggcaaacgagcagaaaaatgtcactttaaaccaatttgaaatttaaaaatcgtcccctgtaaaatttgcttttcttagaacaattttgctttactgcgacgatatatcaaatgaaaggtaataatcCGCAAGCGtgttaaagaagttttttttggaaatgaatAAATCTGtcgaatttattttataaaaaaaaggttgaacATGGAAAAAGTGAAAACCGTAAATTgtctattttgaaaaatctacacacaaattgtacaaaaatattaattttcaaattttatttaaatggagaatttattaaaagttaaaaatcttAGAAAGGTACAAATTGGTGGTAACTTGAACTCTTCACttttcaaagttgcaaaatgcgtttgaaatcaaatgcaaaaaaaattaaatcataaaaGACCTATGAAGTTAATTTCCCGAACCGGGACCGTGTGTATCCCCCATAATGAAACAAACGAGAGACTAATATTATACTAGTTAAGATGACATTGAATTTTTGACAGCTTAAACgcatgttcaaaaaaaaaacaaaaaactaaaaataaaaactgataaGAAAGACGAAAGACAATCGTGATGGAAATAAAAATGCtccaaaaataaaccaaaatttagtttcaaattcatttttaacgATAACGgtctaatattttgtttaaacttcTTGCTCATCTTAAACGATTCTTTCGTTTTAAATAAATCATATTAAACTGATAAGGATTATAGTTTACCACAGAAGAATATATCTGTTTATCCTCAaactaaaataataacaataaaacctaaaaaaaaaaaaactataaacaatATGAGTACTTCAAAACTTGTGATCCTATGTGTGATGGTTTCATTTGTGGCGACTGCTTATGCCGTCACTAGTTCCTGGGGTAACTTTGCCGCGTCATCACAATTGCTTTATGTTGAAAACATATTCAATTCTTCATTGCCCAGGCGATATGTGAATCGAGAAGTGAGATACCCCAAAAATGTAAGATATACTTTGGATTTTGTTATGTCAGCAGCATGTTGGTAAACCGCCACCAACTGCCAGCACAAGTCATTGagacaaataaaaattgacaaataaaTGAGTTTGGTTATAAGATTTGAGATGACGAAAActgaaattattgttttttttttggtgaaaggtcAGGATTTGACGAATCGAACAAAGTGTTTTCTTTAAGTTCGGGGAAAATAGTGTTACATTTTTCAAAGATATAATAGATACCTAATTGATTTTCTATTCGATAGTTGATTTTCTTATTGCATTCAATTAGAACCGtaagtgtagttttttttttgaaaaaatatgttcAGGCCAGTGAAAAAGGCTCAAGCTCACTTTTTATGAACTCTGGTTGTATTTATCGGGTATTATTTGATGACATCcgcatagtttttaaaaattaattttataaattattcttaaaataaaaattacggATATAGAtgagaaattaaatttctcgAAATTGGTTGAAATGGACATTAGCTATTTTGCTCTCGGACT
Proteins encoded in this region:
- the LOC129907903 gene encoding uncharacterized protein LOC129907903, giving the protein MSTSKLVILCVMVSFVATAYAVTSSWGNFAASSQLLYVENIFNSSLPRRYVNREVRYPKNGNPNGRMITGIRAIDQVTNGTGGHATLYSGGPGFNFVNIKLQSQYNYGLIFRVEVYGR